The Engystomops pustulosus chromosome 3, aEngPut4.maternal, whole genome shotgun sequence region ACCTGAGTTATCTTATGTAATTAAAATGTTAATAATCTATTAACTAATGGATCCACTAAtatgtccattgatttcaatggacttttagGTTTAAAGCAggtgtagggaacctatggctcgggagccagatatggctctttttttggctgtatctggctctcagacagatctttaataaatagtgatggctgctgtgtgtgtcttagactgatcactggacacaggcatctatgttaccgctgcctacgtcctttgtaagaCCCAGGCGCCATCGAATAAGCcaggtcaaagagaagagtgtgggagcgatgaggagtgtactgcagggagcgctggtaagtgaatattcaatttttcttttgctgtgactacctatctactgggagtatgtgctggggctacctatctacttgggggcatgtgctgtggctatctatctactgggagtagattctggaccggaatctaagtggcacccggtcttcaccagagcccgccgcaaagcaggatggtcttgctgcagcgtggtaccaccaggtcgttccacaggcgcaacttgtccacggtggcagccaaggtcgaggtacaggataactaggcagtctcgtggtcaggaacaggcagacggtcaaggcaggcggcaataatgcaaggtcagggacggagcaagaggtcagggctggcagcaaaggagcagaatcaggaacaggtccgaggtcacaacaggaggtcaacacttgagaaggaaacactgtggaaagcttcctcataggcatgaagcactaagatccaggtgggaatgctgggagccgccagtctttataggaacccggtaaGTGGGTAGCGCTAATCAGCAGCgtattggccctttaaatctgtgagtgccgGTGTGCGCGCTGGCCAGCCGAGACGGGAGCAGgaatgtggagaggtgagtgagcactgaggtgccaccacggagaggggcacgggtgtgcctgagatccgagactacctatctactggggggcatgtgcatattgtacggctcttacggaataacattttaaaatatgtggcgttcatggctctctccgccaaaaaggttcctgacccctggtttaaagggaacctgtcaccacatttgcacatatacagatagtgacaggttcctatagagctctatttacTGACTGACAccattgttttgcttacatctacataaatcaccttttatcttatattccctggcatcagaggggacgtgtcctgcttggccagcccctcccatctaatcctcctctTGCCTTCTACCTCCTTACTGGTCCcagttcatatcatgtgaccagagtgacatcctcTAAGGtgctttagcctcttaataatagcaaactgtacaccatgtatgtatctctgcccacatgaagtcacagcagcctccatagacttttctactcctctccatcctccatggaggctgctgtgattttatgtaatcacatacatggtttatagtttgctattcttagaaggcagaaggacctgagatgatgtcactgatcacatgTCTTGAATGTAACAAAAGGTAcggtgtaaaaagattgacacaatatttcccatctgtacataggtttatatgtctgtagttgaatattatcaAACGGTccataagtacaaggaggcagagcagggttttgaagagacacagagctttcAGTAAGAATAATGGGGagtgccagcctgagagagagaagagtcatagATAGCAGATACGAGTCAGAAAATGTAATTTGCAtgtcagaaaaacatctgtaattgaGGTACAGTGACCCACTGGCATCTAATTTAAGGTGATAtgaggaggacttgtaaccctttatcagcatgcATTGCTAATCAGGGGggtgtggtgacaggtcctctttaatcatGAATTCAATGGACTTTTAATGATTTCCTTTATTATCTGGAGGTACAAACACAGGTGTAAACTGGACCAACGAGGGGAGGTTCGGTCCAGGAAATGTTGCAAGTTTCTTGGGCCAAACTCACTCATAGGGATCTGGCCTAGGACGAGTTTCACATGGCAGTGTTCTGGGCAGTTTTTTGGACCATTGTTTAGAAACCGAAACCCATTAATGAATCCACACAGATATGTTCTCCCTGTAGGTGCCATTCTTGGTTTTGGCTTTCAAATACTGACCAGCGTATTACGGTGTCAAGCTGTCCTGGGACTAATCTCAGATTTCCATAAAATGGAGCTTTTTTTGGGGCTCACATCAGAGACATAACCTCAGGACCTCCTCTGATTCCCCTCAATCACATATAGATGTTATAGGCGATGTTCTGCTTGTGTCCAGTCCAGGTCCATAATTTCATCACTAGGAGCAgggccacaaaatatactttctgaatTATTTTGCTTCCTTCATAGGAGAATCACTCTGCAGAAACTGATTTCTATACTGGTAAGTGTTTATTCTGTAAATAAATGACTTTTATTTATGTCGGTCTCACAATTAACTTTCTTTTCCGAcacactgctttttttttttttttttttgcttaatttgGGCACAGTTTTTCAAACCAAACACTTTTCCGGCACTTCTAGTTTCCTGCggtattttggtgcacaatttGACCTACATTTCTGACAATTCTCATTTGATCTTCTTATCCTGCGCCAAATACACTAAGGCAGCCACAGTATAAAATACCAATACAGTTAACGCTAAAATTGGTGCCAAAGAATAACACCTTCTAGTGCCAAAAatcataaatccccccccccttgtattattgtgttttttggttttgttttgtttttttatcagtAAGGCAAATTCCACCATTTAAGCAAGTAATAAAATCCTACTGTTTGTACACTGTTCATCACAACATTTTATAACTTATTTTTAATAGAATCATAGTAAAAGCTAACTTTTTAACTACATTTTAGATTTAAACATGGTAATATATTAACAAAATCCCTGATTTTTAGTTGACTACATTTAttgagtatttaaaggaaacctaccacttgaagtggcaagtataagaaggaaataccgagcaccagctcagggtgagctggtgctggagcttatttttgttagtgttttaaaccgctgtatcgcggtttaaaacactttttaaactttatagccgaagctgcttcggcccagggaggtacgcgctcggcgcttgctgtgcgcgcagctacataggaagtgaaggagagccgcgggcacggtcgcgcgtatggtgcgccgagcgcgtacctccctgtgccaaagcagcttcggctataaagtttaaaaagtgttttaaaccgcgatacagcggtttaaaacactaacaaaaatcagctccggcaccagctcaccctgagctcggtatttccttcttatacctgccacttcaagtggtaggtttcctttaacaagtcTCCAGTTCCCCTGCAGCAGCACCACTACCACCCCAGGGAAAGTGAACCCTTATGCATGTCTGTGTAGCTTGTGCCTATTTGTTATTGTGACTGGTTTGTATTTCCGTAACGTAATCATTTGTAATGTAATGGGTTCATGTTAACATGTACTGTGCTGTATCGCAATGTCCTGTAACTGTATGCAATCCTGTAACTGTAACGTTAAGCCTATCTCTGTGTTATGTGTTACAATTGCCCGAACACaatgtacaaaagaatttcccccccaggggatcaataaagttgtattgtatcgtGAAGCATTACACTGGCAAGTCCTCCGGAATAAGACATTTTCTTTGATGTGACTATTGTGCTGTTGCACAATAGAAATTTATCTGCCGATGATACCTAATTCATTGACTATATTTTTAattaacaacttttttttttttaaccaaacctGTAAAATTGAAGAAACAGTGAGATATATGATAATggggaaggaggagctgagcagattgacgTACAGTTTTGAGGGAAATATTTGTATaactttaaatttattttaattccAGTTCATTCTTTACTTTGATTCCATTAATTACTTTTATCAGAGATTGGTGTATAGAAGTAACTGTCAATCTCTAAGAAGCTCCACCCACTGAACCGCTAAGCTCAGAATGAGCTGGACTTGCAATGAAATTGCAAATTACAGAATCTAATAAAGGGTTGTCTACAGATGGAATATAATTATCTGATTTTCCTCAATGGCACCCGTGATTAATGTAAATAGTCAGCTTTAGGCCTCATGGACACGAAAGTGAGGTGGAAGGGTATCCAACCGCACAGTTTGCATCttgatatcggtccccattgacgcCTATGGTGCCAGGTCACAGTTcagtgagcacacgttgtctcaTCGCACTGTGTCCGTGCACGGAAaagaataggacatgtcctatattatgCCATGCTACAGTGCCGGCCTCTCGCTTCTCCCTCCTGCTCAGGTGTTTGCTCACCCAGTCTACGGTCCAAGCGAGCATAGGTTAGTGTGCAAGGAGCCATACAATCCTACACTGCCCTTattaatgtaattatttttttttatgtgatttttgtttgtttttattgtttttgaccTTTGCAGAGTTTGATCCATCCTCAATGTTGGCCTttgtggctgcaagaagctgCCATTCCCAATTAACTGGAGATCATGGCACGTTCTCCCCACCGGTATTCTACGGAAAAGTTGATGTAAATCTATGGTGTAACTGGACTATACTGGCCTCCCCAGGAAAGCACATTGTCATCTACATCACTGGATTCCAAACCAATAAAACCTGCAGCCATAACCGTGATGAAATTATATTTGAAGGCACATCTTCATCCGTAGAGAATGCCATTGTGTATGCCTGCTGGAATAAGCGTACCCATGTGTTTGCCACCCAGGCCACAGCAGTCAGTGTTGTTTTACTTTGGCGTAGCTTTTCAACTATTGGTTCTAATAGGTATTTTGATGGACGCTACTATGTCTTCAATGATCCGTTACTTGGACCAAGTAGTAAATCTGGGAACTGCTCATCAAGCAAAACACAAAGTAATGTTATTAAAGCGCCAAAACCTGATAAAAGGCCAACAACTAAATTGAATTCTGTATTGCCAAAATCTTCATCCAGCAGTAAACCATATTTTTATGAGGCTCATCATACCCAAGAACTAATGGAGACTTTGAGGCCAACTTCAACGGTAGACCAACTCCTGGATGCAATCACTCATGATGGTGACGTGTCAAGAGTAACAACCCTATATAATACATCTCGGCCCCACTTGGCAGCAGTGACACAGTCCATGGCTCTTGATGAAGGCCACCAAATCCTGCAAACTGCAGGAGAACTAGAGCCAAGTCTTACATGGGAACCTATGTCAGAATCCATCTGGACATGGAGAGCCACTCAGACCGAATATCTCTCCGAGACAAGTAGTTTAATACTTAGTGAGTCAATATATGCCAGTACAATTGATATAAAAGATATTGGAAGGAGCCAACATTTTACAGCTCAGACACCTGCAGAGCCTTCACTTATAAGTGATTTATCCCATTCTAATAAAACACACACTATTATGCCCATTAAGAAACTACAACTAAGCGTAAAGGTCAACATGCAATATTTAAACACCGCTCATGCTTTTGATCTCCAGAAGAACTTGTTAGACAGTGTAGATAAACCTATTGAGCCTTTTCCATCAAAAGTCACTACAGTCCACCATATTGATTTTTCTGAAAGTGAGCCCCTTACCATAGATGACAATACAGAACTTCTGGGAGTCCAGCAATGGACTGTTACCAACAATGGTGACCTTCCTGAGATGCAGCATTTTAGTGCTGTCCATGCTTCAGAGAATCTACAATTACAAATCTTGCCTTTGACAGATACTGTACAATTTCATCCAAAGAAAACAGTTTCAGAGCAACCCTGGGGCGGAAGACCTTATCCTCCTGCCCCATACTTCGACTTCTTGAGTAAGTCACATCTTTATTCGACACATGCCAGTTCACAAAAAGCAGTTTTTACTCCAAGTCTTGCTAAACCATCTGTTCAAAAAACTTACAGAAGTGTTTTCCTTTCGCCCTTAACAACACCTATGTCACTTGATGGGATAATGGGCGATGATAATGCGGAATCACATATGAGATCACAAATTGCTTTGCCTAAAACTACACCTCCAATTGTAACTTCTACAACTTCTGTCTTCAGGCTTCAGATAAAGCCCTCAAAATATTGGACCAATGTAGAACCCACACTTGATCCATCATCTCCACAAAGCACTTTAGATACTCTTGAACAACAATTAATACTTGAAGGGGCTTTGGCTTCTCACCCAATCCCTGAAGTTCCCACTAAATTGATTCATCCTAAGAGCATTCTTAAAATGTCAATGATAAATGAATACATCTCCAATTTAGAGACTGGAGGTTTACCAACAAGTGACTATGAAGTTACAAAATCTCCTGTACAACCTACAGAACGGCTGGACCAGTGGTCAGTGAAAGATCATCTAGAATCCACAGATCTCATCGGTAAACCTGAGTCATATGTTTCCTCTTCTAGAGAGTTAATAAGTAATACCTTTTCTTATATGTTAGAAGATATACAACCACAGGCTCCCCCCTCCCACCTTTTTCTACCACGGACAGATCATTCAGACATGGATACCAGTATATCCACTATAGATCCGTTCGGTGAAGAGCACGAGAAGACAACATATTCCTATCAAACAAATCCAGATCTTGATCTTCACGAAAACACAGCAGGTCAAGCAAGAGGCGGCAATTTGAGTAAGTATAACATCAGTTATGGTAATAAGGAAAAAGCTCTTAAAGGTTTGGTGATAAACATTTCTAAaagttaaaaatataatttataatgAAAATATACTTCTTTCTATTAGATGAACAGGACATAACTTATATCCTTGGGAATGAGACTGAATTAGAATTTCTCCATGAACCAGGAGGTCAGTAAGAAGTCATTGCCCATATAGAAcagtaaataatt contains the following coding sequences:
- the LOC140121116 gene encoding uncharacterized protein isoform X2 codes for the protein MRPRWVVYQLLLFCVLKGDTKEDSFGNLGFNFDHIENHSAETDFYTEFDPSSMLAFVAARSCHSQLTGDHGTFSPPVFYGKVDVNLWCNWTILASPGKHIVIYITGFQTNKTCSHNRDEIIFEGTSSSVENAIVYACWNKRTHVFATQATAVSVVLLWRSFSTIGSNRYFDGRYYVFNDPLLGPSSKSGNCSSSKTQSNVIKAPKPDKRPTTKLNSVLPKSSSSSKPYFYEAHHTQELMETLRPTSTVDQLLDAITHDGDVSRVTTLYNTSRPHLAAVTQSMALDEGHQILQTAGELEPSLTWEPMSESIWTWRATQTEYLSETSSLILSESIYASTIDIKDIGRSQHFTAQTPAEPSLISDLSHSNKTHTIMPIKKLQLSVKVNMQYLNTAHAFDLQKNLLDSVDKPIEPFPSKVTTVHHIDFSESEPLTIDDNTELLGVQQWTVTNNGDLPEMQHFSAVHASENLQLQILPLTDTVQFHPKKTVSEQPWGGRPYPPAPYFDFLSKSHLYSTHASSQKAVFTPSLAKPSVQKTYRSVFLSPLTTPMSLDGIMGDDNAESHMRSQIALPKTTPPIVTSTTSVFRLQIKPSKYWTNVEPTLDPSSPQSTLDTLEQQLILEGALASHPIPEVPTKLIHPKSILKMSMINEYISNLETGGLPTSDYEVTKSPVQPTERLDQWSVKDHLESTDLIGKPESYVSSSRELISNTFSYMLEDIQPQAPPSHLFLPRTDHSDMDTSISTIDPFGEEHEKTTYSYQTNPDLDLHENTAGQARGGNLNEQDITYILGNETELEFLHEPGDSLFVITMEIENKDFVLKGLEKDLVQAVIEKITERMIYFPSGVNSLILKGIRWTNDNRVTLTFWLQLFQGGKEMRNFLITQLKSLENFPLGSSNATLVAFTIEDVNECELGIQSCHKDAHCFNMVGSYSCSCMEGYEDLSATAPGTLCISSKMEEHLEILIAAIVTVAVAVLLIIIILCVVQQKRRAKVKFSKQDSPTREHGGHHPGQPLSSPSRHLPPRHSREHHTARDTSSTLELTKITIEQAAC
- the LOC140121116 gene encoding uncharacterized protein isoform X4, with amino-acid sequence MRPRWVVYQLLLFCVLKGDTKEDSFGNLGFNFDHIENHSAETDFYTEFDPSSMLAFVAARSCHSQLTGDHGTFSPPVFYGKVDVNLWCNWTILASPGKHIVIYITGFQTNKTCSHNRDEIIFEGTSSSVENAIVYACWNKRTHVFATQATAVSVVLLWRSFSTIGSNRYFDGRYYVFNDPLLGPSSKSGNCSSSKTQSNVIKAPKPDKRPTTKLNSVLPKSSSSSKPYFYEAHHTQELMETLRPTSTVDQLLDAITHDGDVSRVTTLYNTSRPHLAAVTQSMALDEGHQILQTAGELEPSLTWEPMSESIWTWRATQTEYLSETSSLILSESIYASTIDIKDIGRSQHFTAQTPAEPSLISDLSHSNKTHTIMPIKKLQLSVKVNMQYLNTAHAFDLQKNLLDSVDKPIEPFPSKVTTVHHIDFSESEPLTIDDNTELLGVQQWTVTNNGDLPEMQHFSAVHASENLQLQILPLTDTVQFHPKKTVSEQPWGGRPYPPAPYFDFLSKSHLYSTHASSQKAVFTPSLAKPSVQKTYRSVFLSPLTTPMSLDGIMGDDNAESHMRSQIALPKTTPPIVTSTTSVFRLQIKPSKYWTNVEPTLDPSSPQSTLDTLEQQLILEGALASHPIPEVPTKLIHPKSILKMSMINEYISNLETGGLPTSDYEVTKSPVQPTERLDQWSVKDHLESTDLIGKPESYVSSSRELISNTFSYMLEDIQPQAPPSHLFLPRTDHSDMDTSISTIDPFGEEHEKTTYSYQTNPDLDLHENTAGQARGGNLNEQDITYILGNETELEFLHEPGDSLFVITMEIENKDFVLKGLEKDLVQAVIEKITERMIYFPSGVNSLILKGIRWTNDNRVTLTFWLQLFQGGKEMRNFLITQLKSLENFPLGSSNATLVAFTIEDVNECELGIQSCHKDAHCFNMVGSYSCSCMEGYEDLSATAPGTLCISSKMEDYLCTNLNSFGKCLEES
- the LOC140121116 gene encoding uncharacterized protein isoform X1 produces the protein MRPRWVVYQLLLFCVLKGDTKEDSFGNLGFNFDHIENHSAETDFYTEFDPSSMLAFVAARSCHSQLTGDHGTFSPPVFYGKVDVNLWCNWTILASPGKHIVIYITGFQTNKTCSHNRDEIIFEGTSSSVENAIVYACWNKRTHVFATQATAVSVVLLWRSFSTIGSNRYFDGRYYVFNDPLLGPSSKSGNCSSSKTQSNVIKAPKPDKRPTTKLNSVLPKSSSSSKPYFYEAHHTQELMETLRPTSTVDQLLDAITHDGDVSRVTTLYNTSRPHLAAVTQSMALDEGHQILQTAGELEPSLTWEPMSESIWTWRATQTEYLSETSSLILSESIYASTIDIKDIGRSQHFTAQTPAEPSLISDLSHSNKTHTIMPIKKLQLSVKVNMQYLNTAHAFDLQKNLLDSVDKPIEPFPSKVTTVHHIDFSESEPLTIDDNTELLGVQQWTVTNNGDLPEMQHFSAVHASENLQLQILPLTDTVQFHPKKTVSEQPWGGRPYPPAPYFDFLSKSHLYSTHASSQKAVFTPSLAKPSVQKTYRSVFLSPLTTPMSLDGIMGDDNAESHMRSQIALPKTTPPIVTSTTSVFRLQIKPSKYWTNVEPTLDPSSPQSTLDTLEQQLILEGALASHPIPEVPTKLIHPKSILKMSMINEYISNLETGGLPTSDYEVTKSPVQPTERLDQWSVKDHLESTDLIGKPESYVSSSRELISNTFSYMLEDIQPQAPPSHLFLPRTDHSDMDTSISTIDPFGEEHEKTTYSYQTNPDLDLHENTAGQARGGNLNEQDITYILGNETELEFLHEPGDSLFVITMEIENKDFVLKGLEKDLVQAVIEKITERMIYFPSGVNSLILKGIRWTNDNRVTLTFWLQLFQGGKEMRNFLITQLKSLENFPLGSSNATLVAFTIEDVNECELGIQSCHKDAHCFNMVGSYSCSCMEGYEDLSATAPGTLCISSKMEESHSLSEHLEILIAAIVTVAVAVLLIIIILCVVQQKRRAKVKFSKQDSPTREHGGHHPGQPLSSPSRHLPPRHSREHHTARDTSSTLELTKITIEQAAC
- the LOC140121116 gene encoding uncharacterized protein isoform X3, yielding MRPRWVVYQLLLFCVLKGDTKEDSFGNLGFNFDHIENHSAETDFYTEFDPSSMLAFVAARSCHSQLTGDHGTFSPPVFYGKVDVNLWCNWTILASPGKHIVIYITGFQTNKTCSHNRDEIIFEGTSSSVENAIVYACWNKRTHVFATQATAVSVVLLWRSFSTIGSNRYFDGRYYVFNDPLLGPSSKSGNCSSSKTQSNVIKAPKPDKRPTTKLNSVLPKSSSSSKPYFYEAHHTQELMETLRPTSTVDQLLDAITHDGDVSRVTTLYNTSRPHLAAVTQSMALDEGHQILQTAGELEPSLTWEPMSESIWTWRATQTEYLSETSSLILSESIYASTIDIKDIGRSQHFTAQTPAEPSLISDLSHSNKTHTIMPIKKLQLSVKVNMQYLNTAHAFDLQKNLLDSVDKPIEPFPSKVTTVHHIDFSESEPLTIDDNTELLGVQQWTVTNNGDLPEMQHFSAVHASENLQLQILPLTDTVQFHPKKTVSEQPWGGRPYPPAPYFDFLSKSHLYSTHASSQKAVFTPSLAKPSVQKTYRSVFLSPLTTPMSLDGIMGDDNAESHMRSQIALPKTTPPIVTSTTSVFRLQIKPSKYWTNVEPTLDPSSPQSTLDTLEQQLILEGALASHPIPEVPTKLIHPKSILKMSMINEYISNLETGGLPTSDYEVTKSPVQPTERLDQWSVKDHLESTDLIDHSDMDTSISTIDPFGEEHEKTTYSYQTNPDLDLHENTAGQARGGNLNEQDITYILGNETELEFLHEPGDSLFVITMEIENKDFVLKGLEKDLVQAVIEKITERMIYFPSGVNSLILKGIRWTNDNRVTLTFWLQLFQGGKEMRNFLITQLKSLENFPLGSSNATLVAFTIEDVNECELGIQSCHKDAHCFNMVGSYSCSCMEGYEDLSATAPGTLCISSKMEESHSLSEHLEILIAAIVTVAVAVLLIIIILCVVQQKRRAKVKFSKQDSPTREHGGHHPGQPLSSPSRHLPPRHSREHHTARDTSSTLELTKITIEQAAC